In Ischnura elegans chromosome 6, ioIscEleg1.1, whole genome shotgun sequence, one genomic interval encodes:
- the LOC124160386 gene encoding uncharacterized protein LOC124160386, whose translation MRLLCSKSRVAPLKKITLPRLELCAAVLLANLIQKVSSSLSFSGSPTLWSDSTVVLSWLKAPSSNWKTFVANRVAEIHELTSKCKWRHIRGVDNPSDHISRGLTPQQLHEMASWWQGPPWMNGHENEWPPESFIEMLELPEKRPMATALIAVEVNQLIQRYSSLSKLQRVTAYCLQFRHNASKSRTERKMGELTAREIEVALTQLMKAAQSEVFFNELHDLQRKNQVSSKSSLKMLHAFLDENNVIRVGGRISSSDISYSQKHPIVLPPKHHLTKLIVMQEHTRQLHAGPQLLLSSIRQRFWLLNGRNLCRQIVHQCTRCFRSNPKAVPQSMGNLPRQRLEPTRPFLRCGVDYCGPIYVKTSRRRGSQPIKAYISVFFCSSTKAVHLELVGDLTTEAFLGALKRFTSRRGKCSDIYSDNGTNFGGRIGN comes from the coding sequence ATGCGTCTTCTATGCTCCAAGTCGCGAGTGGCGCCGCTTAAGAAAATCACTCTTCCCAGGCTAGAACTCTGCGCAGCAGTACTCCTCGCCAACCTCATTCAAAAGGTCTCATCATCACTCTCATTTTCGGGAAGCCCTACTCTGTGGTCAGACTCTACAGTGGTCCTCTCATGGCTGAAGGCACCATCATCCAATTGGAAGACTTTCGTCGCCAACAGGGTTGCCGAGATCCACGAGCTCACAAGTAAATGCAAATGGAGGCATATCAGAGGAGTGGACAATCCATCGGATCACATTTCCAGGGGGCTTACCCCGCAACAATTGCACGAGATGGCATCATGGTGGCAAGGACCTCCTTGGATGAATGGACATGAAAATGAATGGCCGCCAGAATCATTCATTGAGATGCTAGAGCTCCCCGAGAAACGACCAATGGCCACCGCTTTAATTGCAGTGGAGGTGAACCAATTAATCCAGCGCTATTCGTCATTATCTAAATTGCAGAGGGTAACGGCTTATTGCCTGCAATTCAGACACAACGCCTCAAAATCACGCACTGAGAGGAAAATGGGAGAGCTCACGGCTCGAGAAATCGAGGTGGCTCTTACGCAGTTGATGAAAGCAGCTCAAAGCGAAGTGTTTTTTAATGAGCTTCATGACCTTCAGCGGAAAAATCAAGTTAGCAGCAAATCAAGCTTGAAAATGCTGCATGCATTTCTGGATGAAAACAACGTGATCCGGGTGGGAGGAAGAATAAGTTCCTCTGACATTTCCTATAGTCAGAAGCATCCAATTGTCTTGCCCCCGAAACATCATCTTACAAAATTGATCGTGATGCAAGAACACACCAGGCAACTTCACGCTGGACCGCAACTGCTTCTTTCGTCAATACGGCAACGTTTCTGGCTTTTAAATGGAAGAAATCTCTGCCGTCAGATCGTACATCAATGCACAAGATGCTTTCGCAGTAACCCTAAGGCTGTACCACAGTCAATGGGCAATTTACCTAGACAGAGACTTGAACCAACTCGCCCCTTTTTAAGGTGCGGGGTTGATTATTGCGGCCCCATTTATGTCAAAACTAGCCGTCGTCGAGGATCTCAGCCAATCAAGGCTtatatatctgtatttttttgcTCCTCCACCAAGGCAGTGCATCTTGAATTAGTGGGGGATTTGACGACAGAGGCATTTTTGGGAGCTTTAAAGCGCTTCACATCTCGACGAGGAAAGTGCAGCGACATTTATTCAGACAATGGCACAAATTTTGGGGGGCGAATCGGGAATTGA